Within the Orenia metallireducens genome, the region CTAGCGAATCATTAAAAAACTTAAAGTTATCCAAATCCATTATTACCAAACTTAGTGCAACTTGCTTCTTTTCAGCTTTCTGTAACCATACATCTAATCTTCTTTGAAAATTAGCATAATTAGGTAATCCAGTTAAACTATCTGTAATAGCCATCTTCTCCAGGTGCTTCTGTATCCTTCTTTCTAAACCTATAAAGCCTCCAATCAACCAAGCAATCCAAAAAGATAAGATAATAAGTATTATATCAAAATCAAGATTAGAAAAGTCTCTCAAGGAATAGTTTAATAACAACAAATTTATAGTAGAATAACCTGCTACAAAAAAGCCAAAGCTTTGACCGTAATTAACTGTAGCTAAAATGATAGGAATTATATAATATACCTTTAAAAAATGCCTATTAAAAATCATATTATTATAAATTGCCAGAGAAATTAAAGTAATAAATATAACAAATAAAAAATAAGTCTTTTTTGTAGGAGTATCCATTATTGTCTTGCTATTTAAATATCTAGAGACAAAATAAATAAATAACATAAACATAAAGCTCATTAAAGTAATATAAGATGTAAGAGCAAATTGAAAATTGAAAACAAATTTTACAAACATTAATCCCATAAGTAATAAAGATATAATGTAACTAAAGGAAATATAATCTGTTAATTTGTTCTGTCTTACCTCTTTCCAATTTAAATTGCTATCATTCAATACATATCCCTCCATGTAAAAAAAGGTAAAAAGATAGTATAAATACTACCTTTTACTGTGATATAATTTATTCTTCTGGTAATTCAGGTTGATAGAAACCTCCACCACATGCTGAAGCAATCCCAGTTGATGCAATTGCCAATAAAATAGCAGCTAGCCCATTTACCAAGAATTTTTTTAATAAATTCTTCATTATTATCTCCTC harbors:
- a CDS encoding cyclic lactone autoinducer peptide, which codes for MKNLLKKFLVNGLAAILLAIASTGIASACGGGFYQPELPEE